The Bacteroidales bacterium sequence GCACTTCCCACAAGCAACACAGTCCGATGCCTTTCCTCCCTTCAATACTTCAACCGCATATTGCAGTTGAGCCGCCGGCAAATCATTATAAACCATCTTGCGGTTATATGCGCCGAAAATTTTGGGGATAGGAATGTTCCGCGGACAGCCCTCCACGCAGTATTGACAAGCCGTACAAGGTATATTATCGATCTTGCCAATCGCTTCCCGTGCTTTTTCTATGACCCGCAATTCATCCCGGTTAAG is a genomic window containing:
- a CDS encoding 4Fe-4S dicluster domain-containing protein; translated protein: LNRDELRVIEKAREAIGKIDNIPCTACQYCVEGCPRNIPIPKIFGAYNRKMVYNDLPAAQLQYAVEVLKGGKASDCVACGKCEQVCPQHIGIIENLKVIGQELDTLPSQFD